The Nitrosospira lacus genome window below encodes:
- a CDS encoding carotenoid biosynthesis protein: MEFFSLLLKTIALRPYVFVFLTAFLFSAARLIGWRRTWYFMGITWLVALLCEFSSTRTGIPFGWYYYTGSTVGQELYIADIPFMDSLSFPFLLYASYCMALAFLLPATRTLSTVSGIGIIRMQFPLATRTGWPVILLTVLFFSFVDMIIDPVALRGEHWFLGQIYYYPDPGTHFGVPVANYIGWAIVGLLSLRAYLPLDRRLLQTCLSPDGSVTGHVLLGCGLYYGVLIFNLTVTFWIGESLLGMTGLLIYLPLTVLLALRLLGHLGSSE, translated from the coding sequence ATGGAATTTTTCAGCCTCCTCCTTAAGACAATTGCCCTTCGCCCTTATGTTTTCGTGTTTCTTACCGCTTTTCTATTTTCTGCGGCGCGCCTGATCGGCTGGCGAAGGACATGGTATTTCATGGGAATTACGTGGCTTGTGGCACTTTTGTGCGAATTTTCTTCCACTCGTACCGGTATTCCGTTCGGCTGGTATTACTATACCGGTTCAACCGTCGGGCAGGAATTGTATATCGCCGATATTCCATTCATGGATTCTCTCTCGTTTCCCTTCCTTCTTTATGCAAGTTACTGCATGGCCCTGGCTTTTCTTTTGCCTGCCACCCGCACATTGAGTACCGTGTCCGGTATCGGCATAATCCGGATGCAATTCCCTCTCGCTACAAGAACGGGCTGGCCTGTCATTCTACTGACCGTTCTTTTTTTCAGTTTCGTTGACATGATCATTGATCCGGTCGCGCTTCGCGGGGAACACTGGTTCCTCGGCCAGATTTATTACTATCCCGATCCCGGCACTCATTTTGGCGTACCTGTGGCTAATTATATCGGCTGGGCTATTGTCGGCCTGCTCTCGCTGCGCGCCTATCTTCCTTTGGATCGCAGGCTTCTCCAGACCTGTCTTTCGCCTGACGGATCGGTGACTGGGCATGTGCTCCTGGGTTGCGGTCTTTATTATGGCGTATTGATCTTCAATCTCACAGTAACCTTCTGGATCGGTGAGTCTCTTCTCGGCATGACGGGCCTTCTCATTTATCTTCCGCTCACTGTGTTGCTGGCCCTACGGCTACTCGGTCACTTGGGAAGCTCGGAATAG